The following proteins are encoded in a genomic region of Pungitius pungitius chromosome 17, fPunPun2.1, whole genome shotgun sequence:
- the LOC119219551 gene encoding CMP-N-acetylneuraminate-beta-galactosamide-alpha-2,3-sialyltransferase 2-like, translating to MADGGPQGQSRAQLQQFPVGEPMQWLGRIQPEGRSISDYAKNKERVFQLIPANPPLEAPTPGRCRTCAVVGNSRNLLKSHYGPFIDFQDYVIRGHIKGFEADVGNRTTHRVMYPESSSQLDNTTHPVLFTFKIRDLEWITKVLSTQPSGKPRKSIFNKDLVMVVNPAFMRNIHEVWMQKKGTYPSTGFMALVLALHICDEVHVFGFGADSDGNWSHYFEKLTDKYLRTGPHAGNEEYKMILLLCWLRLTLLDLPSLRWMPVPLVRCCLMVT from the exons ATGGCAGACGGTG GACCACAGGGCCAGTCCAGGGCTCAGCTGCAGCAGTTCCCAGTGGGGGAGCCCATGCAGTGGCTGGGG CGCATACAGCCTGAAGGACGTAGCATCAGTGACTACGCAAAAAACAAGGAAAGGGTTTTTCAGCTGATCCCAGCCAACCCTCCTCTTGAAGCACCCACCCCTGGCCGCTGCAGGACTTGTGCTGTGGTGGGAAATTCTCGTAATTTGTTGAAATCACATTACGGACCTTTTATAGATTTCCAGGACTACGTCATAAG GGGTCATATCAAAGGCTTTGAAGCAGATGTTGGGAACAGAACAACTCATCGTGTCATGTATCCAGAGAGTTCTTCTCAGTTGGATAACACCACTCATCCAGTGCTGTTTACATTTAAGATAAGAGATCTTGAATGGATTACGAAGGTTCTGAGCACACAACCTTCTGGAAA GCCAAGAAAATCGATCTTCAACAAGGATTTG GTGATGGTTGTTAACCCGGCTTTTATGAGGAATATCCATGAAGTGTGGATGCAGAAGAAGGGCACTTATCCCTCCACCGGCTTCATGGCTTTGGTTCTTGCCCTGCATATTTGTGACGAG GTCCATGTGTTTGGTTTTGGAGCAGACAGTGATGGAAACTGGAGTCATTACTTTGAAAAACTCACTGACAAATATCTAAGAACTGGACCACATGCTGGAAATGAAGAGTATAAAATGATCC TGCTCCTGTGCTGGCTGCGCCTGACATTACTCGACCTTCCCAGCTTGAGGTGGATGCCAGTGCCGCTGGTGCGGTGTTGTTTGATGGTGACGTGA
- the LOC119219552 gene encoding CMP-N-acetylneuraminate-beta-galactosamide-alpha-2,3-sialyltransferase 1-like: MKTKARLFILFLSVSAIFVFWGQVSQYAPPEEQRSCACDQCPFENGTLAFQNLTRFSQPFLSRNSNLSEEDFNWWRVIQRGGGTISEYRRNMSRVFKLIPANPPLEEPIPGRCRTCAVVGNSRNLLNSHYGPFIDFQDYVIRINRGHSKGFEADVGKRTTHQVMYLESRSQLDDTTRPVLFTFKMRDLEWITSVLRPQPSRKKSLFNKDLVMIVNPAFMRNIHHMWLQKKGAYASTGFMSLVLALHICDEVHVFGFGADSDGNWSHYWDKKPNNKVKTGGHPGNVEYEMIMALARHQVLKFYTGW; the protein is encoded by the exons atgaaaacaaaagcgcggctattcattttatttttgagtgtttctgctatttttgttttttggggacaAGTCTCACAATACGCTCCGCCTGAGGAACAAAGATCCTGCGCTTGTGACCAATGTCCATTTGAAAACGGGACGTTGGCTTTTCAGAATTTGACTAGATTTTCACAACCATTTTTATCCAGGAACTCCAATCTGTCAGAAGAAGATTTCAACTGGTGGAGG GTCATACAACGCGGAGGCGGCACCATCAGTGAATACAGACGAAACATGTCGAGGGTTTTTAAGCTTATCCCAGCCAACCCTCCTCTTGAAGAACCCATCCCTGGCCGCTGCAGGACTTGTGCTGTGGTGGGAAATTCACGCAATTTGTTAAATTCACATTACGGACCTTTCATAGATTTTCAGGACTACGTCATAAG AATTAACAGGGGTCATTCCAAAGGCTTTGAAGCAGATGTTGGGAAGAGAACAACTCATCAGGTCATGTACCTGGAGAGTCGTTCTCAGTTGGATGACACCACTCGCCCGGtgctgtttacatttaaaatgagggaTCTTGAGTGGATTACGAGCGTTCTCAGACCACAACCTTCTAGAAA AAAATCACTGTTCAACAAGGATTTG GTGATGATCGTTAACCCAGCTTTTATGAGGAATATTCATCACATGTGGTTGCAAAAGAAGGGAGCTTATGCCTCCACCGGCTTCATGTCTTTGGTTCTTGCCCTGCACATTTGTGACGAg GTCCATGTGTTTGGTTTTGGAGCAGACAGTGATGGAAACTGGAGCCATTACTGGGACAAGAAACCCAACAACAAAGTAAAAACTGGAGGACATCCTGGAAATGTAGAGTACGAAATGATCATGGCCCTGGCAAGGCATCAAGTACTAAAATTCTATACGGGGTGGTAA